In a genomic window of Macaca nemestrina isolate mMacNem1 chromosome 18, mMacNem.hap1, whole genome shotgun sequence:
- the LOC105488862 gene encoding ankyrin repeat domain-containing protein 11 isoform X1: MPKGGCPKAPQQEELPLSSDMVEKQTGKKDKDKVSLTKTPKLERGDGGKEVRERASKRKLPFTAGANGEQKDSDTEKQGPERKRIKKEPVTRKAGLLFGMGLSGIRAGYPLSERQQVALLMQMTAEESANSPVDTTPKHPSQSTVCQKGTPNSASKTKDKVNKRNERGETRLHRAAIRGDARRIKELISEGADVNVKDFAGWTALHEACNRGYYDVAKQLLAAGAEVNTKGLDDDTPLHDAANNGHYKVVKLLLRYGGNPQQSNRKGETPLKVANSPTMVNLLLGKGTYTSSEESSTAESSEEEDAPSFAPSSSVDGNNTDSEFEKGLKHKAKNPEPQKATAPVKDEYEFDEDDEQDRVPPVDDKHLLKKDYRKETKSNSFISIPKMEVKSYTKNNTIAPKKASHRILSDTSDEEDASVTVGTGEKLRLSAHTILPGSKTREPSNAKQQKEKNKIKKKRKKETKGREVRFGKRNDKFCSSESESESSESGEDDRDSLGSSSCLKGSPLVLKDPSLFSSLSASSTSSHGSSAAQKQNPNHTDQHTKHWRTDNWKTISSPAWSEVSSLSDSTRTRLTSESDCSSEGSSVESLKPVRKRQEHRKRASLSEKKSPFLSSTEGAVPKLDKEGKVVKKHKTKHKHKNKEKGQCPISQELKLKSFTYEYEDSRQKSDKAILLENDLSTENKLKVLKHDRDHFKKEEKLSKMKLEEKEWLFKDEKSLKRIKDMNKDISRAFREEKDRSSKAEKEKSLKEKSPKEEKPRLYKEERKKKSKDRPSKLEKKNDLKEDKISKEKEKTFKEDKEKLKKEKVYREDSAFDEYCNKNQFLENEDTKFSLSDDQRDRWFSDLSDSSFDFKGEDSWDSPVTDYRDMKSDSVAKLILETVKEDSKERKRDTRAREKRDYREPFFRKKDRDYLDKNSEKRKDQTEKHKSVPSYLSEKDKKRRESAEAGRDRKDALESCKERRDGRAKPEEAYREELKECGCESGFKDKPDCDFGKGLEPWERHHPAREKEKKDGPDKERKEKTKPEKYKEKSSDKDKSEKSILDKCQKDKEFDKCFKEKKDTKEKHKDTHGKDKERKASLDQGKEKKEKAFPGIISEDFSEKKDDKKGKEKSWYIADIFTDESEDDRDSYIGSGCKTGEASDSLRMDGLQEKEEGREACASDRHRKASDKQHPERQKDKEPKDKRKDRGAADGGRDKKEKVFDKHKEKKDKESTEKYKDRKDRASVDSTQDKKSKQKLPEKAEKKHTAEDKAKSKHKEKSDKEHSKERKSSRSADTEKSLLEKLEEEALHEYREDSNDKISEVSSDSFTDRGQEPGLTAFLEVSFTEPPGDDKPRESACLPEKLKEKERHRHSSSSSKKSHDRERAKKEKAEKKEKGEDYKESGSRKDSSQYEKDLEAEAYGVSYNMKADIEDELDKTIELFSTEKKDKNDSEREPSKKIEKELKPYGSSAINILKEKKKREKHREKWRDEKERHRDRHVDGLLRHHRDEQKPATRDKDSPPRALKEKSRDEGPRLGDAKLKEKFRDSAEKEKGEPVKMSNGNDKVTPSRDPGKKDARPREKLLGDGDLMMTSFERMLSQKDLEIEERHKRHKERMKQMEKLRHRSGDPKLKEKAKLADDGRKKGLDIPAKKPPGLDPPFKDKKLKESTPIPPAAENKLHPGSGADSKDWLAGPHIKEVLPASPRPDQSRPTGVPTPTSVLSCPSYEEVMHTPRTPSCSADDYADLVFDCTDSQHSTPVPTAPTSACSPSFFDRFSVASTGLSENASQAPARPLSTNLYRSVSVDIRRTPEEEFSVGDKLFRQQSVPAASSYDSPVPHSMEDRAPLPPVPAEKFACLSPGYYSPDYGLPSPKVDALHCPPAAVVTVTPSPEGVFSSLQAKPSPSPRAELLVPSLEGALPPDLDATEDQQATAAIIPPEPSYLETLDEGPFSAVITEEPVEWAHPTEQALASSLIGSASENPVSWPVGSDLLLKSPQRFPESPKHFCPADALHSAAPGPFSASEAPYPAPPASPAPYTLPVAEPGLEDVKDGVEAVPATIATSEAAPYAPPSGLESFFSNCKSLPEAPLDVAPEPACVATVAQVEALGPLENSFLDSGHSLSNLSQVEPVPWADAFAGPEDDLDLGPFSLPELPLQTKDVPDVETEPVEESLAPSGKIPPGAPVVVNGGDVSALVAEEPPALPPDQASTQLPAELEPEPSEEPKLDVALEATVEAEAVPEERAPGDLDSGVEPTPVPPEQRPLGSGDQGAEADGSPATSLCAPDGPPMDTVAQAQAVDSAGPQDNTEASRAATPAEGPPGGIQPEATEPEPKPTAEAPKAPRVEEIPQRMTRNRAQMLANQSKQGTPPSEKECTSTPAPATRAKARGSEEDDAQAQHPRKRRFQRSTQQLQQQLNTSTQQTREVIQQTLAAIVDAIKLDAIEPYHSDRANPYFEYLQIRKKIEEKRKILCCITPQAPQCYAEYVTYTGSYLLDGKPLSKLHIPVIAPPPSLAEPLKELFRQQEAVRGKLRLQHSIEREKLIVSCEQEILRVHCRAARTIANQAVPFSACTMLLDSEVYNMPLESQGDENKSVRDRFNARQFISWLQDVDDKYDRMKTCLLMRQQHEAAALNAVQRMEWQLKVQELDPAGHKSLCVNEVPSFYVPMVDVNDDFVLLPA, from the exons GATAAAGATAAAGTTTCTCTAACCAAGACCCCAAAACTGGAGCGTGGCGATGGcgggaaggaggtgagggagcgAGCCAGCAAGCGGAAGCTGCCCTTCACTGCGGGCGCCAATGGGGAGCAGAAGGACTCGGACACAG AGAAGCAGGGCCCTGAGCGGAAGAGGATTAAGAAGGAGCCTGTCACCCGGAAGGCCGGGCTGCTCTTTGGCATGGGGCTGTCTGGAATCCGAGCTGGCTACCCGCTCTCCGAGCGCCAGCAGGTGGCCCTTCTCATGCAGATGACAGCCGAGGAGTCTGCCAACAGCCCAG TGGACACAACACCAAAGCACCCCTCCCAGTCTACAGTGTGTCAGAAGGGAACGCccaactctgcctcaaaaaccaaAGATAAAGTGAACAAGAGAAACGAGCGTGGAGAGACCCGCCTGCACCGAGCGGCCATCCGCGGGGACGCCCGGCGCATCAAAGAGCTCATCAGCGAGGGGGCGGACGTCAACGTCAAGGACTTCGCAG GCTGGACGGCGCTGCACGAGGCCTGTAACCGGGGCTACTATGACGTTGCGAAGCAGCTGCTGGCCGCAGGTGCGGAGGTGAACACCAAGGGCCTGGATGACGACACGCCTTTGCACGACGCTGCCAACAACGGGCACTACAAG GTGGTGAAACTGCTGCTGCGGTACGGAGGGAACCCGCAGCAGAGCAACAGGAAAGGCGAGACGCCGCTGAAAGTGGCCAACTCCCCCACGATGGTGAACCTCCTGTTAGGCAAAGGCACTTACACTTCCAGCGAGGAGAGCTCGACGG cAGAAAGCTCAGAAGAGGAGGACGCCCCGTCCTTCGCACCTTCCAGTTCCGTCGATGGCAACAACACGGACTCCGAGTTCGAAAAAGGCCTCAAGCACAAGGCCAAGAACCCAGAGCCGCAGAAGGCCACAGCCCCCGTCAAGGATGAGTATGAGTTTGACGAGGACGATGAGCAGGACAGGGTTCCTCCGGTGGACGACAAGCACCTGTTGAAAAAGGACTACAGAAAAGAAACGAAATCCAATAGTTTTATCTCTATACCCAAAATGGAGGTTAAAAGTTACACTAAAAATAACACGATTGCACCAAAGAAAGCGTCCCATCGTATCCTGTCAGACACGTCGGACGAGGAGGACGCGAGTGTCACCGTGGGGACAGGAGAGAAGCTGAGACTCTCGGCACATACGATATTGCCTGGTAGTAAGACACGAGAGCCTTCTAATGCCAagcagcagaaggaaaaaaataaaattaaaaagaagcgaaagaaagaaacaaaaggcagagAGGTTCGCTTTGGAAAGCGGAATGACAAGTTCTGTTCCTCGGAGTCGGAGAGTGAGTCCTCAGAGAGTGGGGAGGACGACAGGGACTCCCTGGGGAGCTCCAGCTGCCTCAAGGGGTCCCCGCTGGTGCTGAAGGACCCCTCCCTGTTCAGCTCCCTGTCCGCCTCCTCCACCTCGTCCCACGGGAGCTCTGCCGCCCAGAAGCAGAACCCCAACCACACAGACCAGCACACCAAGCACTGGCGGACAGACAACTGGAAAACCATTTCTTCCCCAGCTTGGTCAGAGGTCAGTTCTTTATCAGACTCCACAAGGACGAGACTGACAAGCGAGTCTGACTGCTCCTCTGAGGGCTCCAGTGTGGAATCGCTGAAGCCagtgaggaagaggcaggagcaCAGGAAGCGAGCCTCGCTGTCAGAGAAGAAGAGCCCCTTCCTCTCCAGCACGGAGGGCGCCGTCCCCAAACTGGACAAGGAGGGAAAGGTtgtcaaaaaacataaaacaaaacacaaacacaaaaacaaggaGAAGGGACAGTGCCCCATCAGCCAGGAGCTGAAGCTGAAAAGTTTCACTTACGAATACGAGGACTCCAGGCAGAAGTCGGATAAGGCTATACTTCTAGAGAATGATCTTTCCACTGAAAACAAGCTGAAAGTGTTAAAGCATGATCGTGAccactttaaaaaagaagagaaactcagcaaaatgaaattagaagaaaaagaatggctctttaaagatgaaaaatcacTGAAGAGAATCAAAGACATGAACAAAGACATCAGCAGGGCTTTCCGAGAAGAGAAAGACCGTTCGAGTAAGGCAGAAAAGGAGAAATCGCTAAAGGAAAAGTCTCCGAAAGAAGAAAAACCGAGACTGTacaaagaggagagaaagaagaagtcaAAAGACCGGCCCTCAAAATTAGAGAAGAAGAATGATTTAAAAGAGGACAAAATTtccaaagagaaggagaagactttcaaagaagataaagaaaaactcaaaaaagaaaaggtttataGGGAAGATTCTGCTTTTGACGAATATTGTAACAAAAATCAGTTTCTGGAGAACGAAGACACCAAATTTAGCCTTTCTGACGATCAACGAGATCGGTGGTTTTCTGACTTGTCCGATTCATCCTTTGATTTCAAAGGGGAGGACAGCTGGGACTCGCCAGTGACAGACTACAGGGACATGAAGAGCGACTCTGTGGCCAAGCTCATCTTGGAGACGGTGAAGGAGGACAGCAAGGAAAGGAAGCGGGACACCCGGGCCCGGGAGAAGCGAGACTACAGAGAGCCCTTCTTCCGAAAGAAGGACAGGGACTATTTGGATAAAAACTCTGAGAAGAGGAAAGACCAGACTGAAAAGCATAAAAGTGTCCCCAGCTACCTTTCGGAAAAGGACAAGAAGAGGAGAGAGTCCGCAGAGGCGGGTCGGGACAGAAAGGACGCGCTGGAGAGCTGCAaggagcgcagggatggcaggGCCAAGCCGGAGGAGGCATACCGGGAGGAGCTGAAGGAGTGTGGCTGTGAGAGTGGCTTCAAGGACAAGCCCGACTGTGACTTTGGGAAGGGCCTGGAGCCATGGGAACGGCACCACCCAGCacgagagaaggagaagaaggatggCCCCgataaggaaaggaaggagaaaacaaaaccagaaaaatacaaagagaagtcCAGTGACAAGGACAAAAGTGAGAAATCGATCCTTGACAAGTGTCAGAAGGACAAAGAatttgataaatgttttaaagagaaaaaagataccaaggaaaaacataaagacacacatggcaaagacaaagaaaggaaagcGTCTCTGGAccaagggaaagagaagaaggagaaggctTTCCCTGGGATCATCTCCGAAGacttctctgaaaaaaaagatgacaagaaaggcaaagagaaaagctGGTACATCGCAGACATCTTCACAGACGAGAGTGAAGACGACAGGGACAGCTACATAGGGAGCGGGTGCAAGACGGGAGAGGCCAGCGACTCACTGAGGATGGACGGCCtccaggagaaggaggaggggcgGGAGGCCTGTGCCTCCGACAGACACAGGAAGGCTTCTGACAAGCAGCACCCCGAGAGGCAGAAGGACAAGGAACCCAAAGACAAGAGAAAGGACAGAGGAGCTGCCGACGGGGGgagagacaaaaaagagaaagtcttCGACAAGCACAAGGAGAAGAAGGATAAAGAGTCCACAGAAAAGTATAAGGACAGGAAGGACAGAGCCTCAGTGGACTCCACACAAGACAAGAAAAGTAAACAGAAGCTCCCTGAGAAGGCTGAAAAGAAGCACACTGCTGAAGACAAGgccaaaagcaaacacaaagagAAGTCAGACAAAGAACATTCCAAGGAGAGGAAGTCCTCGAGAAGTGCCGACACGGAAAAAAGCCTGCTTGAAAAGTTGGAAGAAGAGGCTCTCCATGAGTACAGAGAAGACTCCAATGATAAAATCAGTGAGGTCTCCTCTGACAGCTTCACGGACCGAGGGCAGGAGCCGGGGCTGACTGCCTTCCTGGAGGTCTCCTTCACAGAGCCACCCGGAGACGACAAGCCGAGGGAGAGCGCCTGCCTCCCTGAGAAgctgaaagagaaggagaggcaCAGACACTCCTCATCCTCGTCCAAGAAGAGCCACGACCGAGAGAGAGCCAAGAAAGAGAAGGccgagaagaaagagaagggcgAAGATTACAAGGAGAGCGGTAGCAGGAAGGACTCCAGCCAGTACGAAAAGGACTTGGAGGCGGAGGCTTACGGAGTTTCCTACAACATGAAAGCTGACATAGAAGATGAGCTAGATAAAACCATTGAACTGTTTTCTAccgaaaaaaaagataaaaatgattcCGAGAGAGAACCttccaagaaaatagaaaaggaactAAAGCCTTATGGATCTAGTGCCATCAACATCctcaaagagaagaagaagagagagaaacacagGGAGAAATGGAGAGACGAGAAGGAGAGGCACCGAGACAGGCATGTGGACGGCCTCCTGCGGCACCACAGGGATGAGCAGAAGCCCGCCACCAGGGACAAGGACAGCCCGCCCCGCGCACTCAAAGAGAAGTCCAGGGACGAGGGCCCGAGGCTCGGCGACGCCAAACTGAAGGAGAAATTCAGGGACAGTGCAGAGAAGGAAAAGGGCGAGCCAGTGAAGATGAGTAACGGGAACGATAAGGTAACGCCATCCAGAGACCCAGGCAAGAAAGACGCCAGGCCCAGGGAGAAGCTCCTGGGGGACGGCGACCTGATGATGACCAGCTTTGAGAGGATGCTCTCCCAGAAGGACCTGGAGATCGAGGAGCGCCACAAGCGGCACAAGGAGAGGATGAAGCAGATGGAGAAGCTTAGGCACCGGTCCGGAGACCCCAAGCTCAAGGAGAAGGCGAAGCTGGCAGACGACGGGCGGAAGAAGGGTCTAGACATTCCTGCTAAGAAACCGCCGGGCCTGGACCCTCCGTTTAAAGACAAAAAGCTCAAAGAGTCGACTCCTATTCCACCTGCTGCCGAAAATAAGCTACACCCAGGATCAGGTGCAGACTCCAAAGACTGGCTCGCAGGCCCTCACATAAAGGAGGTCCTGCCTGCGTCTCCCAGGCCTGACCAGAGCCGGCCAACTGGCGTGCCCACCCCTACGTCGGTGCTGTCCTGCCCCAGCTACGAGGAGGTGATGCACACGCCCAGGACCCCGTCCTGCAGTGCCGATGACTACGCGGACCTCGTGTTTGACTGCACCGACTCCCAGCACTCCACACCTGTGCCCACCGCTCCCACCAGCGCCTGCTCCCCGTCCTTTTTCGACAGGTTCTCCGTGGCTTCCACTGGGCTTTCGGAAAACGCCAGCCAGGCTCCTGCAAGGCCTCTCTCCACAAACCTTTACCGCTCGGTCTCTGTCGACATTAGGAGGACCCCTGAGGAGGAATTCAGCGTCGGAGACAAGCTTTTCAGGCAGCAGAGCGTTCCTGCTGCCTCCAGCTACGACTCTCCCGTGCCACACTCGATGGAAGACAGGGCGCCCCTGCCCCCAGTTCCCGCGGAGAAGTTTGCCTGCTTGTCCCCAGGGTACTACTCCCCAGACTATGGCCTCCCCTCGCCCAAAGTCGATGCTCTGCACTGCCCGCCGGCCGCCGTTGTCACCGTCACCCCCTCTCCAGAGGGCGTCTTCTCAAGTTTACAAGCAaagccttccccttcccccagagCTGAGCTGCTGGTTCCTTCCCTGGAAGGGGCCCTTCCCCCGGACCTGGACGCCACCGAGGACCAGCAGGCCACAGCCGCCATCATCCCTCCAGAGCCCAGCTACCTGGAGACGCTGGACGAGGGTCCGTTCAGCGCCGTCATCACCGAGGAGCCTGTCGAGTGGGCTCACCCCACTGAGCAGGCTCTTGCCTCTAGCCTGATCGGGAGCGCCTCCGAAAACCCTGTCAGCTGGCCTGTGGGCTCGGACCTGCTGCTGAAGTCTCCACAGAGGTTCCCCGAGTCCCCAAAACATTTCTGCCCCGCGGACGCCCTCCACTCTGCCGCCCCAGGGCCCTTCAGCGCCTCAGAGGCGCCGTACCCTGCCCCTCCCGCCTCTCCTGCCCCATATACTCTGCCCGTCGCTGAGCCAGGACTGGAGGACGTCAAAGACGGGGTGGAAGCCGTCCCCGCCACCATCGCCACCTCCGAGGCGGCTCCTTACGCCCCTCCCTCCGGGCTGGAGTCCTTCTTCAGCAACTGCAAGTCACTTCCGGAAGCTCCGCTGGACGTGGCCCCTGAGCCCGCCTGTGTAGCCACTGTGGCTCAGGTGGAGGCTCTGGGGCCCCTGGAAAATAGCTTCCTGGACAGCGGCCACAGCCTGTCTAACCTCAGCCAGGTGGAGCCGGTGCCCTGGGCAGATGCCTTCGCCGGCCCCGAGGACGACCTGGACCTGGGGCCCTTCTCCCTGCCGGAGCTTCCCTTGCAGACTAAAGATGTCCCAGACGTTGAAACAGAACCCGTAGAAGAAAGTCTTGCTCCTTCAGGAAAGATCCCTCCGGGGGCCCCCGTGGTCGTAAACGGTGGGGATGTTTCCGCCTTAGTGGCTGAGGAGCCGCCGGCGCTGCCTCCCGACCAGGCCTCCACCCAGCTCCCTGCAGAGCTCGAGCCTGAGCCCTCAGAGGAGCCAAAGCTGGACGTGGCTCTGGAAGCTACAGTGGAGGCAGAGGCGGTGCCGGAAGAGAGGGCCCCTGGGGATCTGGACTCTGGCGTGGAGCCGACGCCCGTCCCCCCGGAACAGCGCCCACTGGGGAGTGGAGACCAGGGGGCCGAGGCTGATGGCTCCCCCGCCACGTCCCTCTGTGCCCCTGACGGCCCCCCCATGGACACTGTGGCACAAGCCCAGGCTGTGGACAGCGCCGGCCCCCAGGACAACACGGAGGCCTCCCGTGCTGCCACCCCAGCCGAAGGCCCTCCCGGCGGCATCCAGCCAGAAGCCACAGAACCAGAACCAAAACCCACCGCCGAAGCCCCGAAGGCCCCCAGAGTGGAGGAGATCCCTCAGCGCATGACCAGGAACCGGGCGCAGATGCTCGCCAACCAGAGCAAGCAGGGCACGCCCCCCTCCGAGAAGGAGTGCAcctccacccctgccccagcCACCAGGGCCAAGGCCCGTGGCTCCGAGGAGGACGACGCCCAGGCCCAGCATCCGCGCAAACGCCGCTTTCAGCGCTCCacccagcagctgcagcagcagctgAACACGTCCACGCAGCAGACGCGGGAGGTGATCCAGCAGACGCTGGCCGCCATTGTGGACGCCATCAAGCTGGATGCCATCGAGCCCTACCACAGCGACAGGGCCAACCCCTACTTCGAATACCTGCAGATCAGGAAGAAGATCGAGGAGAAACGCAAGATCCTGTGCTGCATCACGCCGCAGGCGCCCCAGTGCTACGCAGAGTACGTCACCTACACGGGCTCCTACCTCCTGGACGGCAAGCCGCTCAGCAAGCTCCACATCCCTGTG